TCGAGGTTGGTGATCCCCAGTGCGTAGGAGATGATCGAGCCGGCCGCTGAACCTCGGCCCGGACCCACGCCGATACCCTGCTTCTTGGCCCAGGTCGTGAAGTCCTGGACGATCAGGAAGTACGCCGAGATGCCCTTGGGGACGACGATCGAAAGCTCATAATCGAGGCGCCCGATGACTTCCTCCGGCACAGGGTCGCCGTAGCGTTCCTTGAGCCCCGCGATGCACGCTTCGCGGAGATACTCGTTTTCAGTCATCCCTTCGGGGACTTTGAACACCGGAAGGATGATCTTGCCGGTCTCAATCTCCACATCGCATTTCTCGGCGATGGCGAGGGTATTGGAAAGCGCCTCTTCGTACTCGCCGACGGCGCTTCTCATCTCCGCGTGCGACTTCATGTAGAACTCGTCACAGGAGAACTTCATCCGGCCGGGCTGATCGACTGTCGAGCCGGTACCGATGCACAGCAAGAGGTCCTGCGTGCGCGCATCCTCACGCGTAAGGTAGTGAACGTCATTGGTGGCCACCGTCGGCAGACCCATCTCGCGCGCGAGAGAAGAAAGCTCACGGTTGAGTTGCTTCTGCGACACGCCCGCATCGGTGACGATGCCCTGCTCCTGCAGCTCAACATAGAAGTCCCCGGGCGCAAAGGTCGCAGCGTATGTCTCGGCCCACTGCCGCGCAAGTTCGGGCTGGTTGCGTTCGATCGATTTCGAGATGATGCCGCTCATGCACGCCGAGGTGCCGATCAGCCCACTGCTGTAGCGCTGAAGAAGCTCTAGGTCAACCTGAGGCTTATAGTAAAACCCGTTGACTGCGGCGTCGGACACGAGCGCCATGAGATTGCGGTACCCCTCGTTGTTCTTGGCGAGCAGCAGCAGGTGGTAGAGCTCCGGCTTGCCGTCGCGCTTCGTGCGCGAATTGGGCGTGAAGTACACTTCGCAACCGATGATCGGCTTGACGCCGACCGCCCTAGCGGACTTGTAGAAGTCGACGGCACCGTACATATATCCATGGTCCGTGATGGCAAGCGCAGGCATCTGAAACTCGACCGCCTGCTTGACGAGCGCCTTGACGCGCGCCGCACCGTCGAGCAGTGAGTATTCGCTGTGTGTATGCAGGTGTACAAAAGACAAGAAATGAGCCTCGCTACTCGTTCGTGCCGGATTCTGCGGCCTCAGACAGCCTGCCGAGGATGCGTGTGTAGCCGTCGGCGCCGTAGTTCAGCGCCTTGCTCACGCGTGAAATAGTGGTCGCCGAAGCGCCGGTCTCGGTCTGAATCGCCGAGTAGTGCTCCCCTACCGAAAGCATGCGCGCAACGTGCAACCGTTGCGCCATGTCATGGATTTCGCGGATCGTGCATAGGTCGACCAGCAGAGCATATGCTTCATCGGGGTCCTCGAGAGCCAGAAGTGCCTGGAGCAGTTCATCGACCTCGGACGTGCGAACGCGATCGTCTGACATGGCTTCAAGACTCCCCGAAAGAACGCTGGCTTTAAAACCACAAGATATCGTGATCAGAATACCACGCGGGGACGACATGATGGGCTTGGGCGAGAGCCAGCGGCGAAGGCGGCTCGACGAGCGGGTCACACGCCCTTGTCGTCCACAGAAGCGAGACCAACCGGGCTGTCGAATTCCTCCACCAGGTCAATGAGCTTCTGCTGTGAATGCACGCCGAGTTTCTTGTACACATGGCGGATATGGGTCTGGGCAGTGAAGACTGAGATAACCAGTGCCTTCTGGACATACTCCGCATTCCTGCCTTTCGCGAGCAGGGCCAGGACCTCTTGCTCGCGTGGAGTGAGACTGTACTTCTCTCCTATCGCTTTGAAACATGTGTCGGGTCTCGCAGGCAGGGGTAGGAGAAGGCCACCCAAACTCGATATGCTGCGCTCCGTGAGGGCGAACGAGTTGACGCCCACTAGGACGATGGCCACCGCTTGTGAAACCCAGAGGAATGCCGTGCCCACAACGACGTAATGAATAGCCACGCCCATAGCCATTCCAAAAGCAGTCGCGGCGTTTCCCCAGCCAGCAACTCTCAGCGCAGATGCCTCGAGGCGGCTAGCGATCTCCACGAACATGATGCTGGACAGCAAGTAGAACAAAATGAACCCGGCGCCTATGATAGCGCCTGCCACGTCTAGGCGGCTGGCCCCCATGACAGGCAGCAGCAAGAAGCCGACAACAAACAGAGGAAGCACTGGACGATACAGACGGCCTGGATCGGTTTCTCGCGAGGACGGACGAAACCTTATCAGCATGAACAGTCCAACCGAGCCAAGCGCCAGCGCCTGCGAGTGGCCCGACAGCACAAGTAGCTCAAGACCGGCCGAGCCGGGGATGATCATGCTCAGCATCAGCCCGGTCGCCAGTCCGTACAGTAACCCGGCACCTTCGACTATGGTTGGCCTGACCGACACCTGTCTTGCCGAGGCCTTGAAACGCATTGGCGAGTCGGCGTTCTTCCAACTCAATTGCAACGACATGCATGATAGCCAAGGCATGGTCGCCATCAGCACAACAGCCGCGGCCACGTTGAGACGGGCAACCAGCGCGAAAACAAGGTAGAGTGCCGCCCCAAGAACCGCCGAGCACGAAACCACAATGCCTGTCAGCCGCACGCCCCCTGTCCCAAGGAACTCCATCCACACGAGATAGAGGGGGCCAAGCGCCAGTCCGATCGCAAGTAGGCCCACGTAGTAGATCCACTGCAAATCGGAGATTCCGAGTGCCGAGAAGCTAGCCAGCATCGTGCCGACCGAACCAAGACAGAGTGCCGCACCCAACACATGGCGCCGCCTGTAGAGCGGAGCCAAGCGCCCTCCGAGAAGCGCAACGCCAAGACTAGTCAATGCGAACCCGACCATGACGGCAATGCGCGCGGTGCCCAATTCATAAGGCACGGGCACCAGGGGGTTTGGGTCGAAGAACCACGTCATCCATACCCACCAGAACCCTAGACCGAAGTACCACACAGGTAGCATTCGCCTCTTGGGCGCAGTAGCCGAGTCAGCTCGCATCCCAATCCTCTCGATGGACACTGTGCTCCAGTTGAATCCCGCCTCGATACAGATCATAGTCTCGCACGGGGATCCCGGCTAGCGTCCTCCTTCATCTCTGCTGCAGCCCGAAAACCAAGCGTTGCGGCACACTTTTCAGAGTACAGCGAGCATCCCGCCGAGTCCCCCCGAGGAGCCGAACACTGCGGTGCCCACACGGCATCAAGGCCGCCCGCATCAACGAGGTGGTCGGGGCACCGCCCCGACCACCTACATGGCTTGTCTTCCTCCTGAACTAGACAGCTACGATCCTGACGCTGACGGAACCCACCTAGCGCAAGGCTACGCCTCTTGTTTCGCCACGCCCTCGGCTGCCATGTAACCGCCAGCCATGGCGTAGTTCACGCAGGCGAGGGGACCCCCGCCCCATCTGTTTTGGCCCGATCCACCGCCTGCGGTGTGATATGCAGCATATAGCCCCGGAATGGGGAGACCATCCTTGCGGATGACTTGCATGTCTGGCGTCACGGCAAGACCCGTGTCCGTACTGAACAGCGTGCTGCCCATCCGAATCCCATAGAACGGAGCCTTCTCGACAGGATGCAGCCAATTCGGCTGTGCAGGCATGTAGCTCCTATCGTCGGCACCAGCCTTGCAGAGCGCATTCCAATCCCCTACCGCCTTGACGACCACATCTGTGTCAAGCTCCAGCGCAGCCGCAAGGGCCTCCAACGTGTCAGCGCTCTTGATGGTGCCGTCCTTGATTGCCGCCTTCGCGCCCACACGCCAGTCGTTGGGTAGTCCTTCGGGCCAACGGTCTTGGTTGGGCATGTCAGGCCTGATGGGCGTGCGACAAAGAATCTGGTCCGTCGCCGCAACGTACTCTTCATAGTTGTCGTCAAAGATCACATACCCTCGGCGGCCCGGCTGAATTGTGGTCTGAATACCACCCGCCACGAGATGGTAGGGATTTCCAACTGAAGTCAAGTACGGGTATCTCTCCCCGGTGTGGTTAATGGACAACCATGGCTGCCGTGCGAGTTGGGTGGACCCATCGTATAGATAGCGAAACCACTCACCGCCGTCATGGATAGCATCGATGCCGCCTTCAAAGGCCGTAACGGAACTCATGCCGACCATCTCCGCGCCCAAGCCGAGCGCCATACGTGAGCACTCCCCCGTGTCACACGGCGAAACCGTCGCGCAAGCGCAGGAGTCATACGCCTCGGGACAGTATTTCTTGAGCATGTCTCTGTTGAAAGCAAAACCACCCGCCGCGAGAATTACGGCCTTCTTGCCGTGCATGTGGACCACATTGCCGGTCCTATCCTCCGCCTTGATGCCAACAACGCGGTCTCCATCCGTTACGAGTGCCGTGACGGTCGTTGACATGAGGAACTTGACGCCCTTCTTTATTGCTAGGTCGTACATGAAGTCGACGAGCGGCTTCACGCCACGGACCTCGTTCCCTCCGTCGAGAGCGCCTTTCCATATATGCCCAGTTGGCCCCCACCCTTTAATGTCCAGTGCCCACGGGACGCCGAAGTCGCCAAGCCAGTTGATTGTCTCGGCTCCTTTCATGCAGAGCCGCTTGAACATGACTGGGTCAATCGTGTAATCGCATGAAGTCATGAAATACTCGACCAAGGCATCCCAGTCCTGCGGATAGGAAGGTACGCCAAACTTGATTGCATCCGTGTAGCGAGTTCCAAAGGCGTAGCATACTGAGGCCTCAATAGTCGAGCCGCCGATATACGTCCCTTTTTCAAGCACAAGGACGGAGTTCCCAAGCTCGGTGGCCTTGAGGGCTGCTGCTAGGCCTCCGCCGCCTGACCCCACTACGACAATATCGGCCTCTTGGGTCCAATTCGCTGGAGCACCTACTGGGGAAATCGGGTCAGTGGTTGTGACCTTTGTCTGGCTACTGGCCGCTGAGGCGCCGCAGCCAGCAAGAACCGTGGTTCCAACGGCCGCGACGCCGGCGATAGCCGTGCCCATTAAGAAGTCGCGCCTCGAAAGCCTGCCCGGTTGTTCCCGATCTCTCTCAGATGAATTCATTTCCGTTCTCCTCTCTAGTCCTGAATGCATTGTCACAACCCATCTCTTGCCTCAGTTGGCCAGTCAAGACGGCCGATACCACCCCCTGACATGTCTCCACGTTACCGACCGAAAGTGGGAGTCAACGGGACGAACGATACTAGTCGTCGCTGAAATCTGACTATCGCTAGGGATTGAGTATTCTTCGTTTGACGCGAGCGATGACCATACTGTGGAACGCAGTATCGCCTCTGCTCAGAGGCATATTGGAACACCGAGACCACTCACCTATATGTCGTCTGCACAGCCGTTCACGCCAAGTGACGAGGTGCGCCGTAGTTCGGGCGACGGGTGCGCTGTCAGGATCCAAACCATCGCCAAATGGTCGGCGGACCTTGAATTCGCACGGCAAGGGTAAGCTGAGACGCGCGAAGAATCACATCCAACGCGACCACAAGCAATGAGCTGCGCTGAGGTCATACAGCCTACCAAGCGACGAGGCAGTTCCGTGGGAGCCCGGTCATACGCCCTTGTCGCCCAAGCGCGCGATCACTTCGTCTTCCGGAGCTGTGGGCAAAACGCGAACCGCACGCAGTCCTCGGCGGTCCACGGAGAATGCAATCGGCAGCGTCGCCAGCGCGATGATCGCGACCAGCACCCCGCCGGCGATCAGTGTGGCTTGGACGCCAAAGGCGAGCGCGAGTGTCGGTGCGACAGCAAGCGGCAGGAGCTCGCCAGCGTTCTTGTGGTACTGCGCCGTGCCCACCACGCGGCCCACGTACTCGTGAGGAGAATTCAGGTGCAGTAGGGTACGCAACAGCGGTTCTGTCGCGCCGATGACAACGCCCCAGACAACCGATCCGAATGCAACCACCCACAAGTTGGTTGAGCCCACGTATGCGATCGCACCAAGGCCGGCCAGCGCTGCCATGACGCCCAGACCCGGCGCCGAGATCATGCGCTTGGGCAAACGTGAGAGCAGTACCGCCCCGCAGACCAGCCCGAGGCCGAACATCGTATTCATCCAGCCGATCCACTGCACCCCGACGTTGAGAACGTCACGATAGAAGAGCGGCTCAAGCGCACCGAATGCGCCGAAACCGAACCACACCAGCGACCCGGTCAGAATCGTGTAGCGAAGTGCCGGTACTGAGTAACTGACGCGCAGCCCGTTCGTGAACTCGCGAAACGGATGATGCCCCGACTCGCGTCGGCGCACAGGAACCTCGATCACGACAAACCACGCCGCAATCGCTGCAATCGCCGACGCGGCGGCCATAAGCCCGAATACCGACGGGGCGCCCCAAGCCTGCACCACCAACGCGCCAAGGGCAGGGCCGATTATGAACGCGAGCGAACCTGCACCCTCGACCGTGGCGTTGATCTTCTGCAGCCGCTCGTTGTCGGAGCTTAAGTACGGTGCGAAAGATGCGCCTGCGGTAAACGTCGGCGCGCCGACGAACCCGAACAGCCACGCCAGCGGCACGAATACCGCGAAGCTCTGCACGAACATCAGCGTCACCGCAACCGGCAGTGTCAGCATCTCGGCGACAATGAGGACTTTGCGCGGGCCGAGCCGGTCGATGAACACCCCGGCAACCATCGAACCCGCGATTTCCGACAGGCTCATGCCTGCCATCATCCACGCGAGCGTACTCGCGGGCTGGTGGAACGTGTACGCCGCCATCCCCCAGACCCCGACGAAGAACGCGGCACTGCCACCCACGCGCGAGACGAAACGCGCGAGTACGACGAGAGCTATGTTGCGATCGCTGAGCAAAGGTGATCCCCGAGAACTGAACTGAACAGATCCGCCATACGCGGAATTATGCGATCCGGCGGTTATTCCATACGATACCAGACTCGGGAACCGGTGAGCCTAACTCTACCCTGCCGAGCGCACCGGGTTCACTAGCGATCCGACGCCTTCGATCCGCACCTCGACCGAGTCGCCGTCGCTGAGCGGGCCGATACCGCCCGGCGTGCCGGTCAGCACCACGTCTCCCGGCACCAGCGTCATGACCTGGCTGATGAAGCTTACCAACTCGTAAGGGGGAAACAGCATGTCGCTCGTGCGAACCTGCTGGCGCAGCACGCCGTTCACATAGCACTCGAGCAGCAGGTCCGACGGATCGACACCCGTGGCGACCCACGGCCCCAGCGGGCAGAAGCCGTCAAACCCCTTTGCGCGGGTCCACTGGCCGTCAACCTTCTGCACATCGCGAGCGGTCACATCGTTTCCGCAGGTGAGGCCGAGGATGTTCTCGGCGGCCTGTGCGGGAGTGGCCCGGTGAGTCCGTCTGCCGATGACGATGCCCAGTTCGGCTTCGTAGTCGACGCGGCCGACGCCGGGCGGTAGCGGGATCGGATCACCGGGGCCGATGACCGAGGTGGATGGCTTGAGGAAGATGACCGGCTCGGTGGGGGTCGCATGTCCCATCTCGGCGATATGCTTGCGGTAGTTCAGCCCGACGCAAACCACCTTGGTGGGTATGACAGGACACAGGAGATGGGCGCGTTCGAGCGGCAGCGATCCGTCGGGCTCCCATGACGCGAACGGGTCGTCATCGATCAGGGTGACGGTGTCGCCCTCAAGGAGGCCGTAGCGCGCGTCTCCTTGGTGAAGGAGGCGCACGATACGCTGGACACTCCCCATGTTTGTCAGTCCCCGTTCCGCATACCAAGCCCATACTCGATCGAGTCCACGAGCGCCTCCCACGAGGCCTCGATGATGTTCTCGGAGACGCCGACAGTACCCCAACTCTGCTCGTGGTCGCTCGTCTCTACCAGAACGCGCGTTACCGCGGCGGTGCCCTTATTCTCGTTGAGCACACGAACCTTGTAGTCCTCGAGCTGGAACTCGGCAAGCCGCGGGTAGAAGCGCCCGATAGCCGTGCGCAGCGCCTTGTCGAGAGCGTTGACGGGGCCGTTGCCCTCGGCGGTGGCGATGAAGCGATGTCCGCCCACATGGACCTTGATGGTAGCCTCGGTCGCGACACGTCCGTCTTCGCGTTTCTCGGCGATGACGCGGAACGACTCTAGGCGAAACGCGGGTTCGTACGTGCCGAGGCGCTTCTTGAGCATCACAGCAAGCGAGCCGTCGGCAGCCTCGAAGGAGTAGCCGCGGTACTCAAGTTCCTTGATCGCGTCGAGTGCAGCCGAGACCTGCTCTTGGTCGCCGGACAGGTCGATGCCGAGTTCGGCGGCCTTGAGCGTCAGCGACGCGCGGCCCGCGAGCTCGCTCACGATGACGCGAGCTCCGTTGCCCACCTCAGCCGGGTCGATGTGCTCGTAGGCGCCGGCGAGCTTGCCTGTGGCGCTCGCGTGCAGACCGCCCTTGTGCGCAAACGCACTTGTTCCCACGTAGGGCTGATGCGGGTCAGGCGCAAGGTTCGCGGTCTCAGCCACAAAGTGGGAGACCTCCGTGAGCAGGCTCATCTGCTCGCTCGTCACCACCG
This portion of the Coriobacteriia bacterium genome encodes:
- a CDS encoding FAD-dependent oxidoreductase, encoding MNSSERDREQPGRLSRRDFLMGTAIAGVAAVGTTVLAGCGASAASSQTKVTTTDPISPVGAPANWTQEADIVVVGSGGGGLAAALKATELGNSVLVLEKGTYIGGSTIEASVCYAFGTRYTDAIKFGVPSYPQDWDALVEYFMTSCDYTIDPVMFKRLCMKGAETINWLGDFGVPWALDIKGWGPTGHIWKGALDGGNEVRGVKPLVDFMYDLAIKKGVKFLMSTTVTALVTDGDRVVGIKAEDRTGNVVHMHGKKAVILAAGGFAFNRDMLKKYCPEAYDSCACATVSPCDTGECSRMALGLGAEMVGMSSVTAFEGGIDAIHDGGEWFRYLYDGSTQLARQPWLSINHTGERYPYLTSVGNPYHLVAGGIQTTIQPGRRGYVIFDDNYEEYVAATDQILCRTPIRPDMPNQDRWPEGLPNDWRVGAKAAIKDGTIKSADTLEALAAALELDTDVVVKAVGDWNALCKAGADDRSYMPAQPNWLHPVEKAPFYGIRMGSTLFSTDTGLAVTPDMQVIRKDGLPIPGLYAAYHTAGGGSGQNRWGGGPLACVNYAMAGGYMAAEGVAKQEA
- a CDS encoding TrpR-like protein YerC/YecD, with the protein product MSDDRVRTSEVDELLQALLALEDPDEAYALLVDLCTIREIHDMAQRLHVARMLSVGEHYSAIQTETGASATTISRVSKALNYGADGYTRILGRLSEAAESGTNE
- a CDS encoding fumarylacetoacetate hydrolase family protein, translated to MGSVQRIVRLLHQGDARYGLLEGDTVTLIDDDPFASWEPDGSLPLERAHLLCPVIPTKVVCVGLNYRKHIAEMGHATPTEPVIFLKPSTSVIGPGDPIPLPPGVGRVDYEAELGIVIGRRTHRATPAQAAENILGLTCGNDVTARDVQKVDGQWTRAKGFDGFCPLGPWVATGVDPSDLLLECYVNGVLRQQVRTSDMLFPPYELVSFISQVMTLVPGDVVLTGTPGGIGPLSDGDSVEVRIEGVGSLVNPVRSAG
- a CDS encoding MFS transporter, whose amino-acid sequence is MLSDRNIALVVLARFVSRVGGSAAFFVGVWGMAAYTFHQPASTLAWMMAGMSLSEIAGSMVAGVFIDRLGPRKVLIVAEMLTLPVAVTLMFVQSFAVFVPLAWLFGFVGAPTFTAGASFAPYLSSDNERLQKINATVEGAGSLAFIIGPALGALVVQAWGAPSVFGLMAAASAIAAIAAWFVVIEVPVRRRESGHHPFREFTNGLRVSYSVPALRYTILTGSLVWFGFGAFGALEPLFYRDVLNVGVQWIGWMNTMFGLGLVCGAVLLSRLPKRMISAPGLGVMAALAGLGAIAYVGSTNLWVVAFGSVVWGVVIGATEPLLRTLLHLNSPHEYVGRVVGTAQYHKNAGELLPLAVAPTLALAFGVQATLIAGGVLVAIIALATLPIAFSVDRRGLRAVRVLPTAPEDEVIARLGDKGV
- a CDS encoding citramalate synthase; amino-acid sequence: MVTLYDTTLRDGTQREGMSLSVEDKLRIVTRLDDLGVHYVEGGFPSSNPKDAEFFERVRGLPLKGAVVSAFGSTRHKDLTAETDPGLAALLDTGCQAVCVVGKAWDIHVTEALGATLEENLAMVRDSVAYLKAANRTVFLDAEHFFDGYLANPEYAVAVCATAAEAGADAIVLCDTNGGVLPQDVARIIAEVAPSVGAPLGMHAHNDAGCAVANSLLAVAAGCTHVQGTVNGYGERAGNADLMAIIPALALKMGLAVVTSEQMSLLTEVSHFVAETANLAPDPHQPYVGTSAFAHKGGLHASATGKLAGAYEHIDPAEVGNGARVIVSELAGRASLTLKAAELGIDLSGDQEQVSAALDAIKELEYRGYSFEAADGSLAVMLKKRLGTYEPAFRLESFRVIAEKREDGRVATEATIKVHVGGHRFIATAEGNGPVNALDKALRTAIGRFYPRLAEFQLEDYKVRVLNENKGTAAVTRVLVETSDHEQSWGTVGVSENIIEASWEALVDSIEYGLGMRNGD